CTGAAAAGGGCACCCTCTTCCGGTTACTATAACAGCAAGCGGATGGCGGCTGTGTCCGTAAAAATAGGGTGTGATATCAAGGAATTTCTTATATACAGATGTTACAAAAGGGATGCTGTCAAGGTCCTCGATGTATGGACGCGGCTCGTTTTTTACTATTTCACCGCTCTTCGAGCGGAACGCCAGACCGCTTATTTCCCTTAGTATCTCATCGTTTACACCTGATTCCGAAAGCCTCCTGGCCAGATCCACCAGGGTAGCGTCATACTCCCCAAAAGCAACAGCATCGATTCTGCTGTTAATTGCGAGGGTTTCCTCAGGAAGAGCTGAAACGTGAACTCCAACAAGAACAACAAACAGAGATGGAATCGCATCCTTGAGTGCACACCCGGTCTCTATATCGCTGTAAATGCTTGGAGTAGAGGTATCGAGAACAACTACCGACGGGCCGAATGATTTTACCTTTTCTACCGTCTCATCAAGTGATAATCCCGCCGCAGGTGCATCAATTAACAACACTTCGTGCCCGTTCTTCTCAAGATACCCTGTGGCGTAAGCCAGCCACATCGGGTAATACAGGGTACCACTTTTAGTCACCGCAGGAGATCTTGATTCTCGGGAATACTTGGGCAGAAAAGGTGGATTAAGAGTGACAATTTTCATGAAGCTGTTCTTTACTCAAAAGCTCTGTCGATCTTTGCTTTCAACTGGGGCTTTGCCAAAAGACCGGTATGCTGATCGACAATGTTTCCGTCCTTGAAAAACAGCATAGATGGAATACTGTTGATTCCATATTTGGCAGGCATTTGAGGGTTGGAATCCACATCACACTTGCCAAATACAACCTTTCCCTGGTATTCCGATGCCAACTCTTCGAAAATCGGACTAAGCATCTTGCAGGGGCCGCACCACTCTGCCCAGAAATCAACAATCACCGGAACTTGAGAAGAGAGTACCTCTTCAGCAAAATTCGCATCCGTTATTTCAACTGTATTCACAGCCATATCTACTCCTTTATTGATTTGCTGCTGTCTGCAGCAGTATTGAGTTCATCTTTTTCTGAGAGTGTCAGCAATGCCTCATTGTAAACTTCTTTCCACTTCGAGGGACTCTCACGGTATAATTCAATTATTTGCAATGCCTGCGTTCTGTCTATCCCTGTAATTTTTACCAGATTGCGGAACTCACATGCCTTCTGCTGGTCTGATAGAGTACGACTACTGTTTAAAATACTTATTCCAGCCAGAAACTGGGAAAATTCCTTAGGAACACCCGGTTTTGGACCCGCTTCTGCCAGCCCTGCCAGAAGAACAAGAGAAAAGTATAAAACCAATCGTAACATATTGAAGCTCTCGCAAATTTATAAAAATGATGGCTGGAACTGGTACTGTCAAGTGTAGCACGGATGCATTTGATTATTTGTCTGTGACAGCTCTATCAGCCCGTTTATAACCTCATCAGGACCAATCCTTCTCATACAGGCCTTGTCCCACCTCAGACAGAGATTTCCTCCATGAGCATGACAAGGCCTGCAGCATAGACTGGTCTGGAAAACCCTGTATTCAGGAAGCCCGGAAGGGAAAAAACCAAACTGACGAGTTGTAGGTCCAAAAATTATCCCTGTTTTTACTCCACAGGCACGCGCAAGATGTGCCAAACCGGTATCATTCCCGATGGCAAGGGAGCACACATTTAAAATACAGCCGCACTCATAAAGAGACACTTTTCCTGCAAAGGAGATGCACTTCTGCCCTATTCCACTCCTGAGCGCCTCTGCCCTCTCCCGTTCGTCTGGGCCACCCATAATGAATACCTCCCATCCCTTGAATAGAAAATACCTCCCTACATCTATGAAGTATTCTTCCGGCCACTCCTTGTTTCTCCAGGCACTGAAAGGAAAAAGAGCTATAGCAGGGCGTTCCACATTACCGCTTTGAAGCATCTCTTTTAGTCGGGGAGGCAGAGGGGAATTGAAATACAGTCTGGGGGCAATTTCTCCATCGTCTTTCTGCCCTGAAGCACTTATATACCGTTTCAAAACAGTATCATCACCTGAATAAAAATTCAACCTGCAGAAAAGAAGTAAAAATCGCTTCAGATGCAGCTTGTTAAAGCGATGAATACCACTCCTGGAAGCCAGCTTTCTCGTTAATTTCCTGCTTCTTCCGGAATTCTGGAGATCTATGATAAGATCCCATTCCTCTGCTGCGAGTGTCTCTGTTACATCCCGCTCATTCTTCCTTGAACCCTGCACTGACATAATCCTGGGGTCATCACGAAAAAGCTCAACATACTTCGAATCCGTTAAAAATGTCACCCCAGCATCGGGATAGCTCCTCTTGAGCACATCCAGAAGCGATGATGCCAGTATTACATCTCCCATAGATGTGAACCGGATTACCAGAATTTTCTTTAAAGTCTCACCAGATTGTATTTGCATTATGACTAACAGCAGGCAATTAATATTTTCTATTTATATTTGATTCTCCTTGTCCGTGTAACACGGAGCCGAAATTCATCAGAAGCCTTATCTTGCCCGCCTCAAATACGTGAGCAGCAGATCAGGGCAGGAACAGATTTCTAAATATAGCACTTTTTCTAATCAAAAGGTAAATAGCAATGGGCAATTTGCCAAAAGAAAACCCGGAATCCTGGCATCTGAAAATCGGTGACCAGGTAAAAAACCCCTACCAGAAACAAGACCTGCCATTGCCTAAGATCGGGG
Above is a genomic segment from Fibrobacter sp. containing:
- a CDS encoding radical SAM protein, translated to MKIVTLNPPFLPKYSRESRSPAVTKSGTLYYPMWLAYATGYLEKNGHEVLLIDAPAAGLSLDETVEKVKSFGPSVVVLDTSTPSIYSDIETGCALKDAIPSLFVVLVGVHVSALPEETLAINSRIDAVAFGEYDATLVDLARRLSESGVNDEILREISGLAFRSKSGEIVKNEPRPYIEDLDSIPFVTSVYKKFLDITPYFYGHSRHPLAVIVTGRGCPFQCTYCVIPQTLQGHRYRKRSIDSIVEEFKYIAANFPEVREIMIEDDTLTADKKRCREFSEALIKSGACKIPWSANSRADV
- the trxA gene encoding thioredoxin yields the protein MAVNTVEITDANFAEEVLSSQVPVIVDFWAEWCGPCKMLSPIFEELASEYQGKVVFGKCDVDSNPQMPAKYGINSIPSMLFFKDGNIVDQHTGLLAKPQLKAKIDRAFE
- a CDS encoding glycosyltransferase family 9 protein, whose protein sequence is MGDVILASSLLDVLKRSYPDAGVTFLTDSKYVELFRDDPRIMSVQGSRKNERDVTETLAAEEWDLIIDLQNSGRSRKLTRKLASRSGIHRFNKLHLKRFLLLFCRLNFYSGDDTVLKRYISASGQKDDGEIAPRLYFNSPLPPRLKEMLQSGNVERPAIALFPFSAWRNKEWPEEYFIDVGRYFLFKGWEVFIMGGPDERERAEALRSGIGQKCISFAGKVSLYECGCILNVCSLAIGNDTGLAHLARACGVKTGIIFGPTTRQFGFFPSGLPEYRVFQTSLCCRPCHAHGGNLCLRWDKACMRRIGPDEVINGLIELSQTNNQMHPCYT